GCGCGCGGTTGGTGGTCCTCCTGCAAGTGCCATAAAAGCTGGCTATATGGGCATTCCAATGATGTTAACGACATTAGGTGGACCTGCTATTAACTTTAAACCTTCCGTGGATGCTTATCGTGAAGCAGCTGATCGAAGTGGTTTTGATGCAGAAAAGCTACCGATAGCAACAACAAGTTTATTTTACGTGGCTGATACATCAAAAGAAGCTTTGCAAAATATGTATCCTCACCTTAATGGAGGCTTCCAAGCAATTCGTGGGGGTGGTTATCCAAAACAACAATTTGCTGAAGCAATTGATACACGAGATGCCCTTATGGTTGGTAGTAAAGAACAAATTATTGAAAAGTTGCTTTATCAATATGAACTGTATGGCATGCAACGTTTTATGGCACAAATTGATTTTGGAGGCGTACCTTTCGATCAAATTATGAAGAATATCGAAATCATTGGCCATGACATCATACCAGCAATTAAAAAATATACAGCAAAGTAAGTTTGGGAATTGCCACTAACCTGAGCGCAATCGCCACGAAAATCAGCCCAATCGCCACAAATGCCAAAAAAACGCTGATAGCTTGAAAGATTCTAAGCTATCAGCCAACTTTGTGTTACCAACCACGAACATATTGCACGGGCGGTTCGATTTTTGTGCCGAGTTCTTTGGCAGCATGCAGAGGCCAGTAAGGTTCGCGCAATAAAACACGACCTAAGAAAATTAAATCAGCACGATTATTTTGCAATATTTCTTCTGCATGTTGCGCAATTGTAATTAGACCCACTGCACCAGTAGGGATATTTGCGCCAAGTTTAATCGCTTCCGCATGTGGCACTTGGTAGCCAGGGAATGAATGAATATCTGCCTGTACGACTCCGCCAGTAGAGACATCCACTAAATCTACGCCTTGCGATTTCATCCATCGACTAAAGACGATAAAGTCCTCCATTGTTGTGCCATCTTGTGCATAGTCTTCAGCAGATACACGAACGAGTAGGGGACCTTCCCAGACGCTTCGGATGGCATCAATGACTTGACGCAATAAGCGATAGCGATTTTCCTGTGAGCCACCGTATTGATCGCTACGTTTATTTGTTGCAGGTGATAAAAATTCACTAATCAAATAGCCATGTGCGCCATGAATCTCCAACACATCAAAGCCTGCTTGACGAGCGCGCACAGCTGCATTTTTAAAGGCTTCAATAACATTGTCAATATCGGCAAGTGTCATCTCACGTGGTGTTTTATAAGCATCACTAAAAGCCATCGCGGAAGGGGCAAAGATTTCACCTTCTACAGTTGCTTTACGCCCTGCATGGGCAAGCTGAATGCCCGTTTTAGCTCCGTAAGCTTGCATATTTGTTACTAATTGTTGTAACCCTTCGATATGAGCGTCATCCCAAATACCAAGGTCATTACTAGAGATGCGTCCTTCAGGTACTACTGCAGTAGCTTCCAATAGTATTAAACCAATTTGCCCAGCGGCGCGTGTTGCATAATGCACAAGATGGAATGGTGTTACAAGTCCGTCTTCCTTCGCAGAATACATACACATGGGGGCCATGACAATGCGGTTTTTTAAGGTAATCGATTGTAATTGGTATGGTTCAAATAATTTCGTCAATTCAAGCCCTCCTAATTCCTAGTTATTACCTCTATTTTGCATGGATTATTTGCTTTTTGCAAGCGCGCGAGATCGAGCTTCTGCTTCTTTAATGCATGCTTCAATCGCTGCATTAAATTGATACTGTTCAAGTGCTTTAATGCCAGCTTCTGTTGTACCACCTGGACTTGTCACTTTTTTACGAAGGACATCAGGTTCGTCAATAGATTGTTTGAGCATTTCAGCTGTACCAGCAAGCGTTTGGGTCATAAGAAGTCTGACAGTATCTTTTGACAGCCCTACTTCCATACCAACCCGTTCAAAAGCTTCCATTAGATAATAAATATAAGCAGGACCACTTCCAGAGAGTGCTGTAACGGCATGTAATTGGTCTTCCTCCACTTCAATTACAGAACCAACAGCTTCTAATAATTGTAAAAACATGGCGCGCTGTGTAGCCGATACTTGCGCATTAAATGCAATGCCACTTGCCGACATGCCAATTGTTGCAGAAGTATTAGGCATTACGCGAGCGACTGGACGTAATCCTAATTGCTCAGTGATCGTGCTAATAGCAATGCCAGCTAAAATGGATAGAATGGCCGTATGTTCAGTTATTTTGTTTTTCAGTTCAAGCATTGCCTTGATGGCATCCTTTGGTTTCATCGCCAAAATAATCAAGTCTGCTTGCTGGTATATCGCATCCTCTATGCTAGTCTGGACGCCATACGTATCGTGTAAAAACTGTAAACGTTCCTTATCTGAGCGATTGGTGACATAAATTTCGTGTGGTGTAAATACGTTCTGTTTTATCCAACCGTGCATCAATGCTTCTGCCATGGAGCCAGCACCGATAAATAAAATTTTTTTCATAGGAAAAACCTCCGATTCAAAATAAAAAAGCGCTCTCGTCCTTAAATAGAAGGACGAAAACGCTGTCGTTTCCGCGGTACCACCTTTGTTTGCCAATTCGGCACAACTCTTAGCCCTTTTATCGCAAGGGGGAACGGTTATGTTGTCATAACTGCTCAGAAGTAGGTTCTGTATTGGGAGTGGGTGATGTTACTTGCAGCAAATGTAACACTCTCTAGACACCTTCACCATTTACATACTTGGCTTCCTCAACGCACATCTAATAATTTGATTATTCAAAATTATAGTAATAATACGTCTAGCTGTCAACAGGAGGGTGACTTGAGAAAGAAAAACTTGTAAAATAGGTGAATGAGTATTCATTATTTACTTACACTAAAGGGGGAGACAGCTTTGTCGATACACAAAATAGAAATTCCAACACCCTATGAAGTAGGAGATGTCAATGCATTTATTGTCAAAGGTGATGCATTAACGATTTTTGATGTTGGTCCGAAAACAATGGAAGCTTATGATGCACTGAAATGGGGTATTCGGGCAGCTGGCTTTGATTTACGAGATATTGAACAAGTTGTGTTAACCCATCACCATCCTGATCATGCAGGTTGGGTGGATGCTTTTCCACATGCAGAAATTTTAGGCCATGCCTATAACGATAAATGGTTACGACATGACGAAGATTTTTTACGTTATCATGAGCAGTTTTACAGTGAGCGTTTGTTCGAACACGGGGTTCCACAGGCATATATTGAGCATAGTGTCCATGTTCGACGGGAATTAGAGCTTGTAGGGGAGCGACCATTAACCCAAATTTTATACGATGGCGATGAAGTTCCAGGTCATCCTGGGTTAAAAGTATTTGAAACATTAGGGCATGCGCAAAGTCATTTTATTTTTTGGGATGAAAAATTACATTATGTAATTGGTGGAGATTTATTATTAGAAAAAATAACTCCTAATCCATTAATCGAACCACCGTTAGATCGCACATCAGGTCGTCCAAAATCATTGTTACAATATAATGCTTCACTAGAAATATTGCGTCAATTGCCAGTGAATATTATGTATACAGGGCATGGCGCAAATTTAGAAGATATACCAGCTCTCATTGATAAGCGACTAGAAAGACAACACCAACAATCCATGAAGGTCTATGAGTTACTAGGAAATGATCAGCTAACAGTTGTACAAATGACAAAGCGTTTATATCCTTCGATTTTTCAGCATCAACTAGGCTTAACATTATCTAAAACACTTGGGCATTTGGATTATTTAGAGGCAAATCATCTTGTGGTTTCAGGGAAAAATGAGGCAGGTATCTATTTGTTTAGAAGAAAGTAGGGTTCATACATGAAAATGAATAAAAAGACAATCTTTGTAACAGGTGCAACGAGTGGTGTAGGGTTAAAAATTACAGAATTATTAGTTGCACAAGGCCATCATGTATATGCAACAGGGCGTAATGAGGTAGCGTTAAAAACATTACAACGTTTAGGTGCCAATGTGATACAAGCTGATTTAACGTCACTTACAGCAATTGATGAAGTATGTGCGCAACTGCCTCCGCTCGATGTAGCCATTTTTTCTGCGGGAGTTGGTAAATTTGCTATTGCACCTTTGTTATCGGATGAACAT
This genomic interval from Lysinibacillus sphaericus contains the following:
- the proC gene encoding pyrroline-5-carboxylate reductase, coding for MKKILFIGAGSMAEALMHGWIKQNVFTPHEIYVTNRSDKERLQFLHDTYGVQTSIEDAIYQQADLIILAMKPKDAIKAMLELKNKITEHTAILSILAGIAISTITEQLGLRPVARVMPNTSATIGMSASGIAFNAQVSATQRAMFLQLLEAVGSVIEVEEDQLHAVTALSGSGPAYIYYLMEAFERVGMEVGLSKDTVRLLMTQTLAGTAEMLKQSIDEPDVLRKKVTSPGGTTEAGIKALEQYQFNAAIEACIKEAEARSRALAKSK
- the namA gene encoding NADPH dehydrogenase NamA encodes the protein MTKLFEPYQLQSITLKNRIVMAPMCMYSAKEDGLVTPFHLVHYATRAAGQIGLILLEATAVVPEGRISSNDLGIWDDAHIEGLQQLVTNMQAYGAKTGIQLAHAGRKATVEGEIFAPSAMAFSDAYKTPREMTLADIDNVIEAFKNAAVRARQAGFDVLEIHGAHGYLISEFLSPATNKRSDQYGGSQENRYRLLRQVIDAIRSVWEGPLLVRVSAEDYAQDGTTMEDFIVFSRWMKSQGVDLVDVSTGGVVQADIHSFPGYQVPHAEAIKLGANIPTGAVGLITIAQHAEEILQNNRADLIFLGRVLLREPYWPLHAAKELGTKIEPPVQYVRGW
- a CDS encoding MBL fold metallo-hydrolase codes for the protein MSIHKIEIPTPYEVGDVNAFIVKGDALTIFDVGPKTMEAYDALKWGIRAAGFDLRDIEQVVLTHHHPDHAGWVDAFPHAEILGHAYNDKWLRHDEDFLRYHEQFYSERLFEHGVPQAYIEHSVHVRRELELVGERPLTQILYDGDEVPGHPGLKVFETLGHAQSHFIFWDEKLHYVIGGDLLLEKITPNPLIEPPLDRTSGRPKSLLQYNASLEILRQLPVNIMYTGHGANLEDIPALIDKRLERQHQQSMKVYELLGNDQLTVVQMTKRLYPSIFQHQLGLTLSKTLGHLDYLEANHLVVSGKNEAGIYLFRRK